Proteins encoded in a region of the Sander lucioperca isolate FBNREF2018 chromosome 4, SLUC_FBN_1.2, whole genome shotgun sequence genome:
- the ube2o gene encoding (E3-independent) E2 ubiquitin-conjugating enzyme UBE2O isoform X3 — MAEPLASDAAATTDAAEAAASLTPGLSPAASPGSEPLSLALSPTADGSQRLLFSHDLVSGRYRGSVRFGLVRMIHGEEDFNSDSDLDDGGGRGDGGGGGGGGGGGGGGGGGRVPCGSDTESGVDTPSRPLCRGFVRVQWYPEGGKQDIRETKLKLEDRSIVIRDMVRRNNSNDSQCGIVTNIDIECAVKLVGTNCVLYPVNSKDLQHIWSFMYGDYIAYDFWLGKVYDLTNHIILKLSNGARCSMSVEDGAKLYDVCPHVSDSGLFFDEAYGFYPGQVLIGPAKVFSNVQWLSGVKPVLSRKCKFRVVVEEVKVVELKVTWITKSYSPKGSDSVYPPPSIITHENLCRVRRLGYYDHTQRQLGERALYVFPAQGDAKRITCDGPEGAPVLPEDPVVRKLKRMFKKDSGKKTENAESQGEHKSEQTDTSHPNNNNGPVVPFQNPPDSQNTYDPSAEHGEQDADDEAAEDTDDTSSLTSSASSTASSQSGGLGTNRKKSIPLSIRNLKRKHKKKRTKFSREFKPGDRVAVEVVSTKTTADVMWKDGRVEKGIRSNNLIPIQHLDSHEFCPGDFVVDKRPQALQDPGVYGVIQSGDHKGRTCVVKWIKLNSRSDDVEVFGMEEDVSVYDIVDHPDFHFRTTDIVIRIWNSENGHDCENDTSVGQVSRVDVSSKVEVVWADNSMTIVLPQHLYNVESEIEETDYDSVEETSSVLSTEEWEDESDSWETDNGLTTEEDSHVNNADIIDTATPTPTPTSSATFIITPQEGSKAGVTSPTKGATGEEGEASVAAASPASGGGTTPGAVNGAEKPSKEGASRGFRELKEALKILESLKNMTVEQLWTGGSPTSPTSAEPASTTNVASSVTPTAPEKPTKEKRFLDDIKKLQENLRKTLDNVAIVEEEKMEAVVEAGGSGGAGTEFVTVQVEKAGEEKPQQEPQTPVGGQEWPSEFLSDTPVLCQQSGGKPGVTFTSAKGEVFSVLEWAPDTHSFQKMEFQPAEAKKFFSTVRKEMALLATSLPDGIMVKTFEDRMDLFSALIKGPTRTPYEDGLFLFDIQLPNIYPSVPPLFRYLSQCGGRLNPNLYDNGKVCVSLLGTWIGKGTERWTSKSSLLQVLISIQGLILVNEPYYNEAGFDSDRGLQEGYENSRCYNEMALIKMVQSMTQLLQNPVEVFKQEIQEHFVSNGWRLVHRLDAWLELNDGAERGQAAHMSSRAQHSKDRASSVEPLDEQRGEQGVTGVTSIMEEELEDSGLSPSTTVASQQEQSQNSDCDSTQGSTSLSGSMVAGSVVRGVTSESGSVTVSGGGVGSTGSQPVVRPKKRRKSYRSFLPEGSGYPDIGFPLFPLSKGFVKSVRGVLLQYRAALAAAAIPDHTEDK, encoded by the exons ATGGCGGAGCCCCTAGCATCGGATGCGGCGGCCACAACGGACGCAGCAGAAGCGGCAGCATCCCTGACCCCAGGCCTCTCTCCCGCAGCCAGCCCTGGCTCGGAGCCTCTATCACTGGCTCTGTCTCCCACGGCGGACGGCTCCCAGCGGCTGCTCTTCTCCCACGACCTGGTCTCCGGGCGGTATCGCGGCTCAGTCCGGTTTGGCCTCGTACGGATGATCCACGGCGAGGAGGATTTTAACTCCGACTCGGACCTCGACGATGGCGGAGGGAGAGGCgatggaggtggaggaggaggaggtggcggcggaggaggaggaggaggaggaggacgagtcCCGTGTGGTTCGGACACTGAGAGCGGCGTGGACACCCCGAGTCGGCCTCTCTGTAGGGGATTTGTCCGCGTCCAGTGGTACCCTGAAGGAGGAAAGCAGGACATCAGGGAGACAAAG CTGAAACTTGAAGATCGATCTATCGTTATTAGAGACATGGTGCGAAGAAACAATTCTAAT GACAGCCAGTGTGGTATTGTGACCAACATTGACATTGAGTGTGCAGTGAAACTAGTGGGGACAAACTGTGTTCTTTATCCAGTTAACAGCAAAGACCTGCAGCACATCTGG TCTTTTATGTACGGCGACTACATCGCCTATGACTTCTGGCTGGGGAAAGTGTACGACCTGACTAATCACATTATTCTCAAGCTCTCCAACGGAGCcag GTGCTCCATGAGTGTGGAGGACGGTGCCAAGCTTTACGATGTCTGTCCACATGTCAGTGATTCG GGTCTGTTCTTCGACGAGGCGTATGGTTTCTACCCAGGCCAGGTCCTGATTGGTCCGGCCAAAGTCTTCTCTAACGTACAGTGGCTGTCGGGGGTCAAACCTGTCCTGAGCAGGAAGTGCAAGTTCAGGGTGGTGGTAGAAGAG GTGAAAGTGGTCGAACTGAAGGTGACGTGGATCACAAAGAGCTATTCTCCCAAAGGTTCAGACAGTGTCTATCCCCCTCCCTCCATCATCACACATGAAAATCTCTGCAG ggtgaGGCGTCTAGGATACTACGACCACACCCAGAGGCAGCTAGGAGAGAGGGCCCTATATGTTTTCCCTGCTCAGGGGGACGCCAAGCGGATCACCTGTGATGGACCCGAGGGTGCCCCTGTCTTGCCCGAAGACCCCGTGGTCAGAAAG ttgaaAAGGATGTTCAAGAAGGATTCGGGGAAGAAAACTGAGAATGCCGAATCACAAG GAGAGCACAAATCAGAGCAGACAGACACTTCTCatcccaacaacaacaacggccCCGTGGTGCCCTTCCAGAACCCTCCGGACTCCCAGAACACCTACGACCCTTCAGCTGAACACGGAGAGCAGGACGCTGACGACGAGGCTGCAGAAGACACTGACGATACCAG CTCTCTGACGTCATCGGCCAGCTCTACAGCCTCTTCTCAGAGTGGCGGTCTGGGAACCAACCGTAAGAAGAGCATCCCACTCTCCATCCGTAACCTGAAGAGGAAGCACAAGAAGAAGAGGACCAAGTTTTCCCGCGAGTTCAAGCCTGGAGACCG GGTTGCAGTGGAAGTTGTATCCACAAAGACCACGGCTGATGTGATGTGGAAGGACGGGCGGGTGGAGAAGGGGATCCGATCAAACAACCTCATCCCCATCCAGCACCTCGACAGCCATGAGTTTTGTCCCGGGGACTTTGTAGTAGACAAACGAC CCCAAGCCCTCCAGGACCCGGGAGTGTACGGTGTGATCCAGTCTGGTGACCACAAGGGCAGAACATGTGTCGTCAAGTGGATCAAACTCAACTCCAGAAGCGACGACGTGGAG GTTTTCGGTATGGAGGAGGATGTCAGTGTGTACGACATCGTCGATCACCCAGATTTCCACTTCCGCACCACCGACATCGTCATTAGAATATGGAACTCTGAGAACGGACATGACTGTGAAAACGAT ACGTCGGTCGGACAGGTGTCCAGGGTGGATGTGAGCAGCAAAGTGGAGGTGGTGTGGGCGGATAACTCCATGACCATTGTCTTGCCACAG cacCTCTACAATGTGGAGTCTGAGATCGAGGAGACGGACTACGACTCGGTGGAGGAGACGAGCAGCGTCCTGTCCACCGAGGAGTGGGAGGACGAGAGCGACAGCTGGGAGACGGATAACGGCCTCACCACTGAGGAAGACAGCCATGTCAACAATGCAGACATCATCGACACAGCGACCCCGACCCCCACCCCCACTAGCTCCGCGACGTTCATCATCACCCCTCAAGAGGGCAGCAAAGCTGGGGTCACTAGCCCCACTAAAGGAGCCactggagaggagggagaggcatCTGTGGCTGCTGCTAGTCCTGCTTCTGGAGGAG GAACCACTCCAGGAGCTGTTAATGGAGCAGAGAAGCCCAGTAAAGAAGGCGCCTCTCGGGGCTTCAGGGAGTTGAAAGAGGCCCTGAAGATCCTGGAGAGCCTGAAGAACATGACTGTGGAGCAGCTCTGGACCGGCGGTTCTCCAACCTCTCCGACCTCCGCTGAACCCGCTTCAACAACTAATGTAGCGAGTTCGGTGACGCCCACGGCCCCCGAGAAACCGACCAAGGAGAAACGCTTCCTGGACGACATTAAGAAGCTGCAGGAGAACCTGAGGAAGACGCTGGACAACGTGGCCATcgtggaggaggagaagatggaggctgTGGTGGAGGCAGGGGGGAGTGGAGGAGCAGGGACAGAG TTTGTGACGGTTCAGGTAGAGAAAGCTGGAGAGGAAAAGCCCCAGCAAGAGCCGCAGACACCGGTGGGTGGACAAGAATGGCCCAGTGAGTTTCTCAGTGATACACCAGTACTGTGCCAACAGAGTGGTGGCAAGCCTGGTGTCACCTTTACTAGCGCCAAGGGAGAGGTGTTCTCTGTGCTGGAGTGGGCACCAG acacacactcatttcagaaaatggagTTTCAGCCAGCGGAGGCAAAGAAATTTTTCAGCACAGTGAGGAAAGAAATGGCTCTACTAGCAACGTCACTGCCGGATGGCATCATGGTCAAAACATTTGAAGATCGCATG GACCTGTTCTCAGCTCTGATCAAAGGGCCAACTCGTACACCCTACGAGGACGGTCTGTTCCTGTTTGACATCCAGCTTCCCAACATCTACCCGTCTGTGCCGCCTCTGTTTCGCTACCTGTCGCAGTGCGGCGGCCGCCTCAATCCCAACCTCTACGACAACGGCAAGGTCTGCGTCAGCCTGCTGGGCACCTGGATCGGAAAG GGCACAGAGAGGTGGACCAGCAAGTCCAGTCTGCTGCAAGTCCTCATCTCCATACAAG GCCTTATCCTCGTCAATGAGCCTTACTATAACGAGGCTGGCTTTGACAGTGACCGAGGCCTACAGGAAGGATATGAGAACAGCCGCTGCTACAACGAGATGGCCCTGATCAAGATGGTCCAGTCTATGACGCAGCTCCTTCAAAATCCGGTGGAGGTTTTCAAACAGGAGATCCAGGAGCACTTTGTTTCTAACGGCTGGCGGCTCGTCCACCGTCTGGATGCGTGGCTTGAGCTGAACGACGGTGCTGAGAGGGGGCAGGCAGCACACATGTCCTCCAGGGCTCAACACTCCAAAGACAGAGCTTCATCTGTGGAGCCTCTGGACGAGCAG CGTGGGGAGCAGGGGGTCACAGGAGTTACCAGTATTatggaggaggagctggaggattCAGGGCTGAGTCCCTCCACTACAGTGGCCTCTCAGCAGGAGCAGAGCCAGAACTCAGACTGCGACAGCACCCAGGGGAGCACCTCTCTGAGTGGCTCCATGGTCGCTGGCTCTGTAGTCCGCGGCGTGACGTCAGAATCAGGTTCAGTCACGGTTAGCGGAGGAGGGGTGGGCTCCACAGGAAGCCAGCCGGTGGTGCGACCAAAGAAACGGAGAAAGAGCTACCGGAGTTTCCTGCCAGAGGGCAGTGGCTACCCAGACATTGGCTTTCCACTCTTCCCGCTCTCTAAGGGGTTTGTGAAGAGCGTTCGAGGGGTGCTGCTGCAGTACCGAGCTGCACTGGCCGCTGCTGCCATCCCTGATCACACGGAGGACAAGTAA